A single Pedobacter sp. PACM 27299 DNA region contains:
- a CDS encoding acyl-ACP desaturase: MSFFAEKRREVMLHIESYMLEMMDTYLKPIDTNWQPSDFLPDSTSDTFFQDIKQLRENADGLSYDLVAVLIGDTITEEALPTYESWLTMVDGITKDEQGGWMKWVRHWTAEENRHGDLLNRYLYLSGRVDMRQMEISTQYLIADGFDIGTGHDPYRNFVYTSFQELATNISHRRVASMAKKDGDVLLSRMCGVIASDEARHAKAYKDFMAKIFEVDPNEAMVAFEDMMRKKIVMPAHFLREMGLKIGQTFGHFTDAAQRLGVYTAVDYVEIMQQLIEEWKLESMRDLNETGEKARDYIMALPDRLLRVADRMKNPTMDYKFSWIHS, from the coding sequence ATGAGTTTTTTCGCAGAAAAAAGACGAGAAGTGATGTTACATATCGAAAGCTATATGCTAGAGATGATGGACACCTACTTGAAACCGATTGACACTAATTGGCAGCCTTCTGATTTCTTGCCGGATTCAACCAGCGATACGTTTTTTCAGGATATAAAGCAATTACGTGAGAATGCAGACGGGTTATCTTATGACCTTGTTGCTGTCTTAATCGGTGATACCATTACAGAAGAGGCATTGCCTACTTATGAATCATGGTTAACGATGGTAGACGGAATCACTAAAGATGAACAAGGTGGCTGGATGAAATGGGTGCGTCATTGGACTGCAGAGGAGAATAGACACGGAGACTTACTAAATAGATATCTTTACCTTTCCGGTCGCGTAGATATGCGACAAATGGAAATTTCTACTCAATATCTGATTGCTGACGGTTTTGATATAGGTACCGGACATGATCCATACAGAAACTTTGTATATACTAGTTTCCAGGAGTTAGCTACTAATATTTCGCATAGAAGAGTAGCTTCGATGGCTAAGAAGGATGGTGATGTTTTACTTTCCAGAATGTGTGGTGTAATTGCTTCTGATGAAGCTCGTCATGCTAAAGCCTATAAAGACTTCATGGCTAAAATATTTGAAGTAGATCCAAACGAAGCCATGGTTGCTTTTGAGGATATGATGCGTAAGAAGATTGTAATGCCTGCTCACTTCCTTCGTGAAATGGGACTTAAAATCGGACAAACGTTTGGTCATTTTACAGATGCTGCACAGCGTTTAGGCGTATATACTGCGGTAGATTATGTAGAGATCATGCAGCAGTTGATTGAAGAGTGGAAATTAGAGAGCATGCGCGATCTAAATGAAACGGGAGAAAAAGCCCGTGATTATATCATGGCTTTACCAGATCGATTGTTACGCGTAGCAGATAGAATGAAAAACCCTACAATGGATTATAAATTTAGCTGGATACATTCATAA